The sequence CAGGAGCCAGGAAAAGGGGTGGAAAAACCatatgaacaataaaaacaaaaagaaaaatcactcctCCCTCTGCACCCCTAGGCCCGCCTGCGCCCCTCCGCGTGGTGAGCACCAGGAAAGTCGAGTGTCCGGCCGGTGGGTGGCGGCAAGCGGTCAGCAGGCCGACACCAGGCCCTTTTGGAAGGGGCAGCGGCGCTTGGGCCGGGGGCCCTCGTCATCCTCATCCTCttcgtcctcctcctcttcctcctcttcctccgaCGATGAAGAGCTGTCCAGTGTGAGGTCCACCACGTCAGCTCCTGGCTTCCCATTTTCAACACTGCCGACCGTGCCGCCCCCGCCGCCGGAGCCCCCAAGCACACTGCTACCGCCGCCATTGACATTAGGGGTGGATAGGAGCCCGTTGGTGTCCGAGGTACCTGAGGGTGACAGGGACAGATGCTCAGGAAGGCTGCTGGCCCAGAGGGGGGAAATCGAGGTGGCAGGGGGAACCCGGAGACGTCACGTCTGCCTGGTAGTGCGTAGGCCCCCGACGCTGGGGAGCATCCTATGCAGGGCcctgcacacagcaggcactcagtaacTACATGCCGCCTGCAGCGCAGTCGGGCCCCAGCCTGCCCCACTCGGGGGGATCGGCTCCACCGGGATGGCTGTGTTTTAGACAATAATGCCACACAGCAGGACAGAGTCCAACTCAGAAATCGCCAAGCCGCCAGAACAGGGATTGGGGCAAACCATGGGGCAGTCGGGGGCCTGGGTGGGGACTCACCAAGCACGAGGATAGGGCACTGGGGGCTGCAGCTGCGCTCCTTCTCGGCGCGGATCGGGCACCACGAGCCGTCCACCAGGTACTCAATCTCATCGGCGTCCTCACACTCACTCAGGATCTTGGAgaggagcctggggtggggggagcagggggGCTGATTCCTAGGCAagctcccctccctgctcccttgGACTCCAATGGGATGATCACTAAGCCACTCCCTTCTTAGCAAAAGTGGCTTCAGGACAGCACCAGCCAGGGCCTAGTGACCTGAGGTCCTGGAGGGGGGTGGCCCGGTCTCTGCTGTATGAGGTCTGCACACACGGCCCCCAGGAGGGTCGGAGTTGCTGTGAGGACCTGCAATTGCCCACTCATTGCACAGTGACAGCCCTCCCTCCAACGGCTCGAGAGCACAGGGCTTGGGGGGCGCCGCAGGACAGTCCTGCCTATCCAGCCCGATTCTGTGCTgcccccatttttacagatgaggaaactgaggctcaagggcAGGTGCATGCTGCTCAAAGCCCCCGAAAGGCTGTGGGGTAGAATAGGGAGAAGTGGGGCCTGCTGACTCCCATACAGACGACAGCATCTCCCAGGGCACGCCCGTGGCAAGCCAGGCCCCATGTGGCGTGCTCTGGCCCTGGCACCACTCTACTGAGGTACTGCCAGCCAGGcccattttagaaatggaggAACTGAGCTCAGGGAGACGGAGTGAGCTCCCTGAGGTCACAAGGCCGGGCAGTAGCaggcctgggttccagtcctgccCCCTGCCACTTCCTGACCACGGGCCTCGGTCTCCCCCTCGTAGGATGAGGTGGCACAGCACCCGCCATCTCCAGCAGCCGGGAAGACCTGAGGAACAACTAATGCTACACGTGAGGAACACACGTGCTACAGAGGCGATGGGGCCACCATGGCCCCCAGCATTTGTTCAGTGTCAAAGATGGACCTGCCTGCAGGTCACTTTGACCACTTTGGTCACAGTCACACAGGACGGAGGCTGTCTTGCCCAAGACACCTTCTGGGGCTGATGGGCCCCCACCCTAAGGCCTCCCCTCCATTGCCATGCTCTCAGACCCACCACCCCAGGGTCACCCTGGTGTGAACACAGCTTTGACTGCAATGCACGTCTCTACCTGGAAACTCCTACTCACCCTCCAAAGCCCCACTCTAcagctcctctccctcctccaggtgGAGCCTGAGCAATAGAATATATGGGTTTGGCtcagtccccctcccccatcatgTTCAGGTGGGAGTTCCCTGAAGACAGGGTCTGGGACACAGTCCTTTTACAGGTCTGTGGATGACCCAGCTCAGGGCCCGGAACAAGGTGGCAGAGCCTTGAGAAATAAATATACCAATCAAAGCACACTTCCTCCAACAAGTCTGCCTGGCTACATCCAGGCCCCATCGGTTTGCTGGGATCGTGGTCTGTGTGGGGTAGAGCCACCGTCCCCATCCCCATTCCCATTTGTCCCTGGCACTGTCAGAGTTACCACCACTTGAGACTGAGTGACCCACTCTAGGCCtactggggtgggaggggggaggggaggctggcgCTGGGCAGCACAGCTGCCAGGCTGGGAACAGAGCGGCCATTCAGGCCCAGTCCTCATGCCCGGCCCCAGGGGCCTCCTCACGCCACCCTGAGGCTGGAAAGCGTAGGGGGCTGTGGCTCGGCCCCTCCAGGGAGGGCACCCAGGTTCAGAGTTGGCCAGACCTGGGTTTAAGTCCTGGCCTGGCTACCTGAGGGATTGGGGGGAAGGTCCCAGGGCAGGCAGCTgtcccctgagcctcagtttcctcatctgttaggTGGGGACGATCAAGGCCCACCTCCCGAtacagtggggagggagggcttgGCAAGACCCTGAGCACGGTGACCAGAGACGCTCACTGGAACGTGGGAACAAATCTGTGCCCAGCCCATAGGCCGGGGGCCGTTCCTGTCCTCACCGCGCACACCCCCCGAGCTGTGCGACTTGGCCTTCAAGGGCTAGTGGGTCCAGAGGTGGCCACCTGCACACCAGCTCCTGCCTGGGCCactgcctctccctgcccccacccagctctGGGGACACGAGTGGGTGTGGCTGGCGCCTGGCAGGAGCTGCTCAGTCAGGTGCTGGGCTCGGTTTCTGGAAACCTAAGACCTGAGCAAAGTTTCCCTTTTGGGGAGAACGGCCTTTTTCCCCTTGTCCCCGGGGTGTGGGGAGGGCCTGCTGGTTAGGCCAGCGGACAGCCTGGCCACACACCGGTGCCACCTAGAAAGGGAGAAGTGGGACATGAGCAGAATTTGGGGGACACCTGTGTACTTTTCACCTTTCCACAAGGAGGGCGTCACTAAGGTTGTGCTGAATGCAACTGAGGAAGTAACACCCTGAATTGTGCAACAGCCTCGAGACCGGGGGTTCTCAGGTCCCCATGTTATGTGGGAAAGAACAGACTAGAACACAGGGTCACACAGGAGCAGTGGCCTTCCTGGGTCGCCCACAcagcaaaggccctgagaagtcCTACAGGGACATCTGCCTGGTTGTCACCCGGATTTTCAGAGCTGCCAAAGGCACAGAGGCCGGGAAGTTGCATGGCTCTGCTGCTCATCCCACAGAGGCCAAGAGAGGTGAGAGGCGGAGCCCAGCGCAGCCCAGAAGGCAGTGCGGTCCCCGTGTCCGGGCCACTCACCCATCAATGATCAGCTGGTCGTAGGGGGCTGGCTTGTCGCACACCGGGCACAGCCAGGTGGGCTTCTTCTCATTCATCTGGAGGTAGAAGACGGCGTCGAAGCACTGCAGGTGGGCGCAGGTCTCCGCCCGGCAGGGCACCGACAGCCGCATCTTCACCAGCTGCGGGGAGAGGGTGTGAGCAGGCCTCTGGCCCGGTGCTGCCCACCCCAGGGGGACCCCACTAATGCGAAAGTCAGGGGGGGCTGGTCCACCAACTCACTGGGCAGATGAGGGAGACCCGCACGCCGGTGGTGGCAATCTCGCTGTCGGGGTCCAGGCGCAGCTTCTCTTTGACTgtggagaagtggggagaagagaggTGCTGCAGGGCTGCACTGAGAGGTGTGTTTTCACCACCCGCCTGGGAAAAAGCCCTGGGCAGTGGCCACAGGCATTTCTGACAATAACCTGGATGTACCCACTAGGCGGGCCAACCCCCCAACAAGGCCACCCTGCGGGGGCTTTTCCCAACCCACAGGACTATTTGGAAACATCCAGGCAACACACAGCTGCCAACAGGACTATTCAATGTGCCTGTTAATTCTGATGAAAACTATCCCAAAGCTTCGGCGGGGAGTGAGGCAAAGCCCTGCTCCGAGACAGTCCCCACGAGGAAGCACCAACACTCCCACCACAAACCCTGCAAGGGAAGGAGCAAACCCACCAGTATGGCTCCCCTTACACAATCAAGTGTTACTTCTTAATAAAGACAAGGCGGCAGGTGCCTACCACAAAGTCACCCGCAACATGGAAACTTGCTCACAACACGCAAGGCTCCCTTCTCAACTGAACGCAACGCTGGAAGAAAATCTGGAAGGAAATGCACCCAGCACAGCCCTGGGACGgcctgcagggggcgctcagTCTCCCTCCTTCCGGGTTCCCATACCTTGTTTTGTTCAAGGCAGGGAGACTGGCAGATAAAGCTCAGAGGTGCAGGCAGTTAAACCCCATCTGAGGACAAACTGACCCTGGGCCCTGCAGAGTGGAGGCCACCCTGCTTGTAGCCGGAACTGCCCCCCCATGACTCCTGCATCCCTTCCTCCAGGGAGCCTCCTCTTTTCCCCCTGGGCTGGCGTTGAGGGTGAGCATGCGGGTTTGTCCCCACCCTAGCCATCCACTTCTTAGTATGAATTTCCACCCCATGCTCCCCCACTCTAGCTAACAAGTGCTAATGAAGGACTCAGAAGCCATGGCCCACCAAAAAGAATGGATGTTGTGTGCGTTGGGTTTTGAAGCAAGACCTGGCTCCTCCCCTGACAGAAACAAGGCGTGTGCAACAGGAAGGGTTCAAGTGAGACAAAGAACAGGACTTTCAGGTTGTTACCAGAAGTCCCAGTGGTGATGCTGCCCAGCCTGGGACTGGCTATGGAAAAGAAGGCAGGGGCTTCCTTCAGAGAGGAAACCTGGCCACCTGCCCCAGCAGGGGCCCTGGCTGGCACAGACACCCCTATAGCTCACAGTGCTGCAGGGCCCCTGGCTCACCACGGAGGGGTCAGGCCAGGCCTCCAcgtgccctccccccaccctgtgGGCTGCTGGTGCCTGGATGAGCCCTGCCAGTCCCCATGCCAAGCCCTGACCCTGGTCAACAGACACTCTGGTCAAGTTGGCCATTGTCTCTACAGGGAGACAGGCAGGTGGCGGGGGCGGGTGAAGAAAGGGCTCTTtgaggaaaaagagagacagtGGGGCGTACACAGGCCAAGGCCCTGGGGTCACCAGAGCCCTAACTCGGCCACTCTACACCTCAGTGTCCCACTGGTCAGACAGGGTCAGAAGTCACCCCAGGAGGACCTCCCAATGACCAGAGAGAGCCATCGACTTGCCCGAGGCCACACAGCAGCCAAGTAGAGGAATTCCTGAGCAACAGCTACGTGGCCCTGGTGCGAGGACACAGGAAGAGACAGGACTGGCTCTGCCTGCCAGTCTTGGTGGTGTGTTTTAATGCTCTATGTCCCCCCTCTCCCTTTTTTGACTGCTAAAaggtacaaaaaagaaaaaaatgaaccgCCTCACCATTTCTGGTCAGACCGTTGTCATCCATCACCCACGAGCCTCCGACCATGCATCTGGCCTCTGCTCCCGCCCTCCGTGCCCCCGAGCCCACCTGTCCCGTTCCCTACACAGCAGCCACAagcctctgcctggaacactcatCCATCACCTGGGGTCTTCCTCTCCGAGCCTCTACGAGGCTCCAAACAAGCCCCACATGCTCACACCCCGTCGGACCCACAGCACGCTCAGGTCTGTGAGCGCACCTCGAGCGCCCCTGCCCCTGGCTCCCCGCTCCATTAGCATCCCGTAGAGACCTCCTCAAGCTGCCAGGTTCCGGGTGGGTGTCCCCCGAGAGGCGACAGGCCCCCAGCAGAGGCAGCTCAGCAGTGAGAGCCGGCACCAGCCCTGTAAGTGCAGGGAAGGCCCCACAGTGCTCACCCAGCGCCTTGCACAGCTCCGGATGCTTGACCCCGATGGTTTTCAACCTCTGCAGCAGCTCTGAGGAGGTCAGCTGCCGCACCAAGTACAAGGCCACCGAGTAACTCTGGGGGCAGAGGGGGCGGAGAGGTGTCAGGGCCCggcaggggctgggcagggggagCAGAGCTGGGGAGCGGGCAGCATGGCCAGCACGGCCAGCATGGCGGGCAAGCAGGCAGCACCGCCCCACTCACCTTGCCATAGTTCCCCCAGGTGACGGTGATGCGGTTGGTGGCCGAGGACAGGTACATGAGGTGGGTGAGGTTGATGGGGCG comes from Rhinolophus ferrumequinum isolate MPI-CBG mRhiFer1 chromosome 18, mRhiFer1_v1.p, whole genome shotgun sequence and encodes:
- the PIAS4 gene encoding E3 SUMO-protein ligase PIAS4; protein product: MAAELVEAKNMVMSFRVSDLQMLLGFVGRSKSGLKHELVTRALQLVQFDCSPELFKKIKELYETRYAKKSSEPVPQPHRPLDPLTMHSTYDRAGTVPRTPLTGPNIDYPVLYGKYLNGLGRLPAKTLKPEVRLVKLPFFNMLDELLKPTELVPQNNEKLQESPCIFALTPRQVELIRNSRELQPGVKAVQVVLRICYSDTSGPQEDQYPPNIAVKVNHSYCSVPGYYPSNKPGVEPKRPCRPINLTHLMYLSSATNRITVTWGNYGKSYSVALYLVRQLTSSELLQRLKTIGVKHPELCKALVKEKLRLDPDSEIATTGVRVSLICPLVKMRLSVPCRAETCAHLQCFDAVFYLQMNEKKPTWLCPVCDKPAPYDQLIIDGLLSKILSECEDADEIEYLVDGSWCPIRAEKERSCSPQCPILVLGTSDTNGLLSTPNVNGGGSSVLGGSGGGGGTVGSVENGKPGADVVDLTLDSSSSSEEEEEEEEDEEDEDDEGPRPKRRCPFQKGLVSAC